A window from Culex pipiens pallens isolate TS chromosome 3, TS_CPP_V2, whole genome shotgun sequence encodes these proteins:
- the LOC120428696 gene encoding protein daughter of sevenless isoform X2: protein MTTNNGREVYHEGWLIKSPPTKRIWRARWRRRWFTLKQGELPGQFFLEYYTDRKCRKLKGIIDLDQCEQVDAGLRLDRQKEKYAHMFDVKTPTRTYYLAADTEEDMRGWVNCICQVCNLQETQTVEEERPYYNIDAINMASVDHQQDVSNDTEITLLHSTTGEAGQEQHIQQQQPQPRQSVMSNATYNPYGTYQNDEVMNYRGSEYSNRETIICEAKLGHAQNQPLRNNNCEAYSNLGTIERSQSLRGKPSSPEKSHSGHAHMVNHMRTQSLNNTDCQKLTAAAAGGSGKKIPENLKLNERTAGFESGTEQPSPALSTSSGPYIPISECFSGSPMLHSPITPLNSLDPRFYDTPRSHTNIGFNLINHEQPYSPKRNNLSGLAQPGPNSIGSKASRSGKSSPSDSESVFTDDEWTATGSEQTPATKDRSTRPSDSSIENDAIGWKYVQRFAKVSQEDQEKAAAAAAKPAPPRPPKRTSLILDSIEKHKETHSSDTENASPAIGPKDASSPGQYAGSSMHLSEADLLSPLSQCDLVASSTPNLMMSEAGSQCGTLGRTRPHCYSNAAPQRIEGNVFRFDFSEQGDAPAINRNLKPKSSVDITKSVESVSQGLKQVAVAAGSVAPPATPGIPKNPPPTVDRTRKPTTPKIGTNSMRRKGGPMSLNLQNHNENVYGNTQEHGSQLVSGISPRTPGKNDDRLQYLDLDHSNSPQKSHGPNSSLSSAGGGISAGAGTRDGVTTGAGGHHGGALVSNGVGASGSGANNSLLAPPAVARTPYTTVDFVKTDAFNRIRADSEMSRNQSRLKD from the exons ATGACGACGAATAATGGCAGAGAAGTCTATCACGAAGGCTGGCTGATCAAATCGCCTCCGACGAAGCGAATCTGGCGAGCG CGATGGAGACGTCGTTGGTTCACGTTGAAGCAAGGCGAGCTGCCCGGACAGTTTTTCTTAGAGTATTACACCGACCGCAAGTGCCGGAAGTTGAAGGGAATCATCGATCTGGACCAGTGCGAACAGGTGGATGCTGGGTTGCGGCTGGATCGACAGAAGGAAAAATACGCCCACATGTTTGATGTGAAAACACCCACGAGAACCTACTATCTGGCGGCGGACACCGAGGAAGATATGCGCGGTTGGGTCAACTGTATCTGTCAGGTGTGTAACTTGCAGGAGACGCAAACGGTGGAGGAAGAGAGGCCCTATTACAACATCGATGCCATCAATATGGCCTCCGTGGATCACCAGCAGGACGTTTCTAATGATACCGAGATCACGCTGCTGCATTCGACCACCGGCGAAGCTGGCCAAGAGCAGCACATTCAACAACAGCAGCCACAACCGAGACAATCTGTGATGTCCAATGCAACGTACAACCCATACGGAACCTACCAGAACGATGAGGTCATGAACTATCGAGGCTCGGAATACTCCAACAGGGAAACCATAATCTGTGAGGCTAAATTAGGTCACGCTCAGAATCAACCGTTGAG AAATAACAACTGCGAAGCATACTCCAACCTGGGAACAATCGAGCGTTCACAGTCTCTTCGTGGTAAACCGTCATCGCCGGAAAAGAGTCACTCGGGACATGCACACATGGTGAACCACATGCGAACTCAGTCTCTCAACAACACGGACTGCCAAAAACTGACGGCCGCCGCTGCCGGCGGATCTGGTAAAAAGATTCCGGAAAATCTCAAACTAAACGAACGCACGGCCGGGTTCGAAAGTGGAACTGAACAGCCCTCGCCCGCGCTAAGCACCTCATCTGGACCGTACATTCCAATCAGTGAGTGCTTCTCGGGCAGTCCGATGCTGCACTCGCCCATTACTCCGTTGAACTCGTTGGATCCGCGATTTTACGACACTCCACGCAGCCACACCAACATTGGATTCAATCTCATCAATCACGAACAACCTTACTCGCCAAAAAGAAACAATTTAAGTGGTCTGGCCCAGCCGGGACCAAACTCAATTGGTTCGAAAGCTTCTCGCAGTGGCAAATCAAGCCCGTCGGACTCCGAGAGTGTTTTCACCGACGACGAATGGACGGCAACGGGTTCGGAGCAGACACCGGCGACAAAGGACCGCAGCACTCGCCCGTCAGACAGTTCCATTGAGAACGATGCCATCGGATGGAAGTATGTTCAACGATTCGCAAAGGTATCTCAAGAGGACCAGGAAAAAGCAGCAGCTGCAGCAGCGAAACCGGCTCCCCCGAGGCCGCCAAAGCGAACCAGTCTCATACTGGACAGTATTGAAAA GCACAAGGAAACCCACTCGTCGGATACGGAGAACGCATCTCCGGCGATCGGACCAAAGGACGCCAGTTCG CCTGGCCAGTACGCCGGAAGCAGCATGCACCTGTCGGAAGCCGACCTGTTGTCCCCGTTAAGCCAGTGTGACTTGGTGGCATCCAGCACGCCAAATCTGATGATGAGCGAAGCGGGCAGCCAATGTGGAACGCTGGGTCGTACCAGACCTCACTGCTACAGCAACGCCGCTCCCCAACGAATCGAGGGCAACGTGTTTCGGTTTGATTTCAGCGAGCAG GGTGATGCACCGGCTATCAATCGCAACTTGAAGCCGAAATCCTCGGTGGACATTACCAAATCCGTTGAGAGTGTTTCCCAGGGGCTGAAGCAGGTCGCCGTCGCTGCTGGATCGGTTGCTCCTCCTGCCACTCCCGGAATTCCGAAAAATCCTCCTCCGACCGTGGACAGAACCAGAAAGCCAACCACGCCAAAG ATTGGCACCAACTCAATGCGCCGTAAGGGAGGACCTATGTCGCTGAATCTTCAAAATCACAACGAAAACGTCTACGGAAATACTCAGGAGCATGGCTCACAG CTCGTATCCGGAATCTCCCCCCGCACTCCTGGCAAAAACGACGACCGGCTCCAGTACCTGGATCTGGACCACTCAAACAGTCCGCAAAAATCGCACGGACCAAACAGCAGCCTGTCGTCCGCTGGGGGCGGCATTTCGGCAGGAGCAGGAACCCGTGACGGCGTGACGACAGGCGCAGGAGGCCATCACGGTGGAGCACTCGTCAGCAACGGTGTCGGCGCGTCCGGTTCCGGGGCAAACAACAGTCTGCTGGCACCGCCGGCCGTCGCACGCACCCCGTACACTACCGTTGATTTCGTGAAAACCGATGCATTCAACCGGATCCGTGCCGATTCGGAAATGAGTCGCAATCAGTCCCGGCTAAAGGATTGA
- the LOC120428696 gene encoding protein daughter of sevenless isoform X1 has protein sequence MTTNNGREVYHEGWLIKSPPTKRIWRARWRRRWFTLKQGELPGQFFLEYYTDRKCRKLKGIIDLDQCEQVDAGLRLDRQKEKYAHMFDVKTPTRTYYLAADTEEDMRGWVNCICQVCNLQETQTVEEERPYYNIDAINMASVDHQQDVSNDTEITLLHSTTGEAGQEQHIQQQQPQPRQSVMSNATYNPYGTYQNDEVMNYRGSEYSNRETIICEAKLGHAQNQPLRNNNCEAYSNLGTIERSQSLRGKPSSPEKSHSGHAHMVNHMRTQSLNNTDCQKLTAAAAGGSGKKIPENLKLNERTAGFESGTEQPSPALSTSSGPYIPISECFSGSPMLHSPITPLNSLDPRFYDTPRSHTNIGFNLINHEQPYSPKRNNLSGLAQPGPNSIGSKASRSGKSSPSDSESVFTDDEWTATGSEQTPATKDRSTRPSDSSIENDAIGWKYVQRFAKVSQEDQEKAAAAAAKPAPPRPPKRTSLILDSIEKHKETHSSDTENASPAIGPKDASSCVEQFYDIPRSHQPGQYAGSSMHLSEADLLSPLSQCDLVASSTPNLMMSEAGSQCGTLGRTRPHCYSNAAPQRIEGNVFRFDFSEQGDAPAINRNLKPKSSVDITKSVESVSQGLKQVAVAAGSVAPPATPGIPKNPPPTVDRTRKPTTPKIGTNSMRRKGGPMSLNLQNHNENVYGNTQEHGSQLVSGISPRTPGKNDDRLQYLDLDHSNSPQKSHGPNSSLSSAGGGISAGAGTRDGVTTGAGGHHGGALVSNGVGASGSGANNSLLAPPAVARTPYTTVDFVKTDAFNRIRADSEMSRNQSRLKD, from the exons ATGACGACGAATAATGGCAGAGAAGTCTATCACGAAGGCTGGCTGATCAAATCGCCTCCGACGAAGCGAATCTGGCGAGCG CGATGGAGACGTCGTTGGTTCACGTTGAAGCAAGGCGAGCTGCCCGGACAGTTTTTCTTAGAGTATTACACCGACCGCAAGTGCCGGAAGTTGAAGGGAATCATCGATCTGGACCAGTGCGAACAGGTGGATGCTGGGTTGCGGCTGGATCGACAGAAGGAAAAATACGCCCACATGTTTGATGTGAAAACACCCACGAGAACCTACTATCTGGCGGCGGACACCGAGGAAGATATGCGCGGTTGGGTCAACTGTATCTGTCAGGTGTGTAACTTGCAGGAGACGCAAACGGTGGAGGAAGAGAGGCCCTATTACAACATCGATGCCATCAATATGGCCTCCGTGGATCACCAGCAGGACGTTTCTAATGATACCGAGATCACGCTGCTGCATTCGACCACCGGCGAAGCTGGCCAAGAGCAGCACATTCAACAACAGCAGCCACAACCGAGACAATCTGTGATGTCCAATGCAACGTACAACCCATACGGAACCTACCAGAACGATGAGGTCATGAACTATCGAGGCTCGGAATACTCCAACAGGGAAACCATAATCTGTGAGGCTAAATTAGGTCACGCTCAGAATCAACCGTTGAG AAATAACAACTGCGAAGCATACTCCAACCTGGGAACAATCGAGCGTTCACAGTCTCTTCGTGGTAAACCGTCATCGCCGGAAAAGAGTCACTCGGGACATGCACACATGGTGAACCACATGCGAACTCAGTCTCTCAACAACACGGACTGCCAAAAACTGACGGCCGCCGCTGCCGGCGGATCTGGTAAAAAGATTCCGGAAAATCTCAAACTAAACGAACGCACGGCCGGGTTCGAAAGTGGAACTGAACAGCCCTCGCCCGCGCTAAGCACCTCATCTGGACCGTACATTCCAATCAGTGAGTGCTTCTCGGGCAGTCCGATGCTGCACTCGCCCATTACTCCGTTGAACTCGTTGGATCCGCGATTTTACGACACTCCACGCAGCCACACCAACATTGGATTCAATCTCATCAATCACGAACAACCTTACTCGCCAAAAAGAAACAATTTAAGTGGTCTGGCCCAGCCGGGACCAAACTCAATTGGTTCGAAAGCTTCTCGCAGTGGCAAATCAAGCCCGTCGGACTCCGAGAGTGTTTTCACCGACGACGAATGGACGGCAACGGGTTCGGAGCAGACACCGGCGACAAAGGACCGCAGCACTCGCCCGTCAGACAGTTCCATTGAGAACGATGCCATCGGATGGAAGTATGTTCAACGATTCGCAAAGGTATCTCAAGAGGACCAGGAAAAAGCAGCAGCTGCAGCAGCGAAACCGGCTCCCCCGAGGCCGCCAAAGCGAACCAGTCTCATACTGGACAGTATTGAAAA GCACAAGGAAACCCACTCGTCGGATACGGAGAACGCATCTCCGGCGATCGGACCAAAGGACGCCAGTTCG TGCGTGGAACAATTCTACGACATTCCTCGGTCACACCAGCCTGGCCAGTACGCCGGAAGCAGCATGCACCTGTCGGAAGCCGACCTGTTGTCCCCGTTAAGCCAGTGTGACTTGGTGGCATCCAGCACGCCAAATCTGATGATGAGCGAAGCGGGCAGCCAATGTGGAACGCTGGGTCGTACCAGACCTCACTGCTACAGCAACGCCGCTCCCCAACGAATCGAGGGCAACGTGTTTCGGTTTGATTTCAGCGAGCAG GGTGATGCACCGGCTATCAATCGCAACTTGAAGCCGAAATCCTCGGTGGACATTACCAAATCCGTTGAGAGTGTTTCCCAGGGGCTGAAGCAGGTCGCCGTCGCTGCTGGATCGGTTGCTCCTCCTGCCACTCCCGGAATTCCGAAAAATCCTCCTCCGACCGTGGACAGAACCAGAAAGCCAACCACGCCAAAG ATTGGCACCAACTCAATGCGCCGTAAGGGAGGACCTATGTCGCTGAATCTTCAAAATCACAACGAAAACGTCTACGGAAATACTCAGGAGCATGGCTCACAG CTCGTATCCGGAATCTCCCCCCGCACTCCTGGCAAAAACGACGACCGGCTCCAGTACCTGGATCTGGACCACTCAAACAGTCCGCAAAAATCGCACGGACCAAACAGCAGCCTGTCGTCCGCTGGGGGCGGCATTTCGGCAGGAGCAGGAACCCGTGACGGCGTGACGACAGGCGCAGGAGGCCATCACGGTGGAGCACTCGTCAGCAACGGTGTCGGCGCGTCCGGTTCCGGGGCAAACAACAGTCTGCTGGCACCGCCGGCCGTCGCACGCACCCCGTACACTACCGTTGATTTCGTGAAAACCGATGCATTCAACCGGATCCGTGCCGATTCGGAAATGAGTCGCAATCAGTCCCGGCTAAAGGATTGA
- the LOC120428690 gene encoding acylglycerol kinase, mitochondrial gives MAFVIRFAKGVRNHWKKSTFLASAVAYGVSYSREKYEIKQLMRHYCTEASRYGDVQIGVNQRLQKVLVLLNPAANRKSSEEDFHEYCEPILHLAGFEVEIIKTDSEGHARRYVEELAVLPDAIIVAGGDGTVSEAVSGLKRRTDGAQCPVGVLPVGRTNTLANTLFRSSEQTNTLEDVRAMANAAYAVVAGKKEKMDVMKIEVLPNEADEKVPEKPVYAVGMLSWGAFRDILSLRDKYWYTGSLRDYTAFLFNAFDGKHSWNCQAKVTFTEPCAGCKDCYKDLQQEQPKKEQPRRWWSVFLPKAKPAQGVDYSKVINDRCSVEHEVQIEPSELILQTMNIEPDGDRNDKPKLSLKVGTSVDSSFSFLGDSWSRLWNRKYIDCITEKEIDVRKVEILPAKLKLEDSEPDLFYSIDNEAYDVRPVRVTLLPNSVEMFTF, from the exons ATGGCATTTGTTATTCGGTTTGCCAAGGGTGTCCGGAACCACTGGAAAAAGTCCACATTTTTGGCGAGTGCGGTCGCTTACGGAGTTTCGTATTCCCGGGAGAAATATGA AATTAAGCAGCTAATGAGGCACTACTGCACGGAAGCCTCCCGCTACGGAGACGTCCAAATTGGAGTTAACCAGCGATTGCAGAAGGTTCTGGTTCTGTTGAATCCTGCGGCCAATCGAAAATCCTCCGAGGAAGAT tTCCACGAATATTGCGAACCAATCCTACATTTGGCGGGGTTTGAGGTTGAAATCATCAAGACCGATTCCGAGGGACACGCTCGCCGTTACGTGGAGGAGTTGGCCGTACTGCCGGATGCGATTATAGTGGCCGGTGGTGATGGAACCGTTTCCGAAGCGGTTTCTGGGCTGAAGCGCCGTACCGATGGTGCTCAATGTCCGGTTGGTGTGCTTCCCGTGGGCAGAACCAACACACTGGCCAACACTTTGTTCCGGAGCAGTGAGCAAACCAACACTCTGGAGGATGTTCGTGCGATGGCGAATGCTGCATACGCCGTCGTAGCTGGTAAGAAAGAAAAGATGGACGTGATGAAGATTGAGGTGTTGCCAAACGAGGCGGACGAAAAGGTTCCGGAGAAACCGGTCTACGCCGTTGGAATGCTTTCTTGGGGAGCGTTTCGTGACATTTTGTCGCTTAGGGATAAGTACTGGTACACAGGTTCCCTGAGGGATTATACAGCATTTCTGTTTAATGCATTCGATGGTAAGCACTCGTGGAACTGCCAAGCGAAGGTCACATTCACGGAACCATGCGCCGGGTGTAAAGATTGTTACAAAGATTTGCAGCAGGAACAGCCGAAGAAAGAACAGCCTCGCCGTTGGTGGTCGGTCTTTCTTCCGAAGGCTAAACCCGCACAAGGAGTGGACTACTCGAAAGTCATCAATGATCGTTGTTCAGTCGAGCACGAAGTTCAGATCGAACCATCTGAATTGATTTTGCAAACGATGAACATCGAACCGGATGGTGACAGAAATGACAAGCCCAAGCTAAGTCTCAAGGTGGGCACAAGTGTAGATTCAAGCTTTAGTTTTCTCGGCGACAGTTGGTCACGATTGTGGAATCGGAAGTATATAGATTGCATCACTGAGAAGGAAATAGATGTTAGAAAAGTGGAGATTTTGCCCGCAAAACTGAAGCTGGAAGACAGTGAACCGGATTTGTTCTATTCCATTGACAACGAAGCGTACGATGTCAGACCTGTGCGCGTCACGTTGCTGCCGAATTCGGTAGAAATGTTCACGTTCTGA
- the LOC120428691 gene encoding polyisoprenoid diphosphate/phosphate phosphohydrolase PLPP6, producing the protein MKQQESVDPKTRMEEERNIPPALKQLLAWDVKVTKNFVSFMLNFVPFRSLRTHCKILEYSCHGIAWLAGWLALCWMVDKKEWYQMQVNLFIGLLTDIVMVAVIKAATRRRRPAVNDDPFCIGPDKFSFPSGHVSRGVFIVTFLTCLDPVTFFLWPPLMAWAVSLCLSRLLLYRHHILDVIGGIFLGLFNAFLISLFWMDQESSAWIISYMTDEKISGAEYGV; encoded by the exons ATGAAGCAGCAAGAGAGT GTCGATCCAAAGACACGCATGGAGGAGGAACGAAACATCCCTCCGGCGCTGAAGCAACTGCTGGCATGGGATGTGAAGGTGACCAAGAACTTTGTTAGTTTTATGCTGAATTTTGTCCCGTTTCGTTCACTGAGGACGCACTGCAAAATCTTGGAG TACTCGTGCCATGGAATAGCTTGGCTTGCGGGGTGGCTCGCGTTGTGTTGGATGGTCGATAAAAAGGAATGGTATCAGATGCAAGTGAATCTATTTATCGGACTACTCACCGATATCGTAATGGTGGCTGTGATCAAAGCGGCCACAAGACGGCGTCGTCCTGCCGTCAATGATGACCCTTTTTGCATAGGACCGGATAAGTTCAGCTTCCCATCGGGGCACGTGTCTCGTGGTGTTTTCATAGTTACGTTTCTAACTTGCTTGGACCCCGTGACTTTCTTCCTGTGGCCACCGCTGATGGCCTGGGCGGTTTCTTTGTGCTTGTCGCGCCTCCTGCTCTACAGACATCATATCTTGGACGTGATTGGTGGAATTTTCTTGGGACTCTTCAACGCGTTCCTAATTTCACTATTCTGGATGGATCAAGAGAGCAGTGCTTGGATCATTTCGTACATGACGGATGAAAAGATCTCCGGAGCCGAATACGGGGTTTAA
- the LOC120428693 gene encoding ubiquitin-related modifier 1 homolog, with the protein MDDTIDDEVISAGSTITVEFSGGAETLFGGVREHVVPLDGSKIVLLEEMLRWLRDNLLTGDAGLFMQENTVRPGILVMINDTDWDLMGEIDYILQPGDHILFISTLHGG; encoded by the exons ATGGACGACACGATCGACGATGAAGTGATTTCGGCGGGTTCTACCATCACCGTGGAGTTCAG CGGTGGCGCCGAGACGTTGTTTGGCGGAGTTCGGGAACATGTAGTTCCACTGGACGGATCCAAGATTG TGCTTCTCGAAGAGATGCTCCGGTGGCTTCGGGACAACTTGCTGACCGGCGATGCTGGCCTGTTCATGCAGGAAAACACCGTTCGGCCAGGCATCCTCGTGATGATCAACGACACCGATTGGGATTTGATG ggCGAAATCGACTACATCTTGCAGCCGGGCGATCATATTTTGTTCATTTCCACCCTCCACGGTGGATAA